From the Apus apus isolate bApuApu2 chromosome 4, bApuApu2.pri.cur, whole genome shotgun sequence genome, one window contains:
- the AP1AR gene encoding AP-1 complex-associated regulatory protein isoform X1, producing MGNCWARGCCGLLLRREAGRLQRGGGSKYFRTCPTGEHFTIEFENLVESDEGESPGSSHRPLTEEEIADLKERHYDSIAEKQRVVDIKLQSELALQEEKLRIEEEALYAAQREAARAAKQKKLLEQRRQQRITQRAHAVNNGEYQSSMAEEDLDAFLRNTKFQYEAFRSSRLSSDATVLTPNTESSCDLMTKTKSTSGNDDSTSLDLEWEDEEGMNRMIPLRERSKTEEDILRAALKFNSKKTGSNPASASDDSNGLEWENDFVSAEMDDNGNSEYAGFVNPVLDLSASGVRISDFDHQDR from the exons ATGGGGAACTGCTGGGCGCGGGGGTGCTGCGGGCTGCTGCTGCGGAGGGAAGCCGGCCGGCTTCAGCGCGGCGGAGG ATCCAAGTATTTTAGAACATGTCCAACAGGAGAACACTTTACTATAGAG tttgaGAACCTAGTGGAAAGCGATGAG gGGGAAAGCCCAGGAAGCAGTCACAG ACCTCTGACGGAGGAAGAGATTGCTGACTTGAAAGAGAGACATTATGACTCTAttgctgaaaagcagagagtTGTTGATATAAAACTTCAGTCAGAG TTAGCCTTACAAGAGGAGAAGTTAAGAATAGAAGAGGAGGCTTTATATGCTGCACAACGTgaagcagccagggcagcaaagcagaaaaagctcTTGGAG CAACGTAGACAGCAAAGGATAACACAGAGAGCACATGCTGTTAATAATGGCGAATATCAGAG CTCCATGGCAGAGGAAGATCTTGATGCTTTCTTAAGAAATACCAAATTCCAGTATGAAGCTTTTCGAAGTAGTA GACTTTCATCTGATGCTACAGTGCTGACACCCAACACAGAGAGTAGTTGTGACTTAATGACCAAGACAAAATCGACGAGTGGAAATGATGACAGCACCTCATTAGATTTAGAGTGGGAAGATGAAGAAG GCATGAACAGAATGATTCCCTTGAGAGAACGCTCCAAGACAGAAGAAGATATACTCAGGGCAGCACTGAAATTTAATAGTAAGAAGACAGGAAGTAATCCAGCTTCAGCCTCTGATGATTCTAATGGATTGGAGTGGGAGAATGACTTTGTTAGTGCTGAAATGGATGATAATGGCAACTCGGAATACGCCGGATTTGTAAATCCTGTGTTAGATTTGTCTGCGTCAGGTGTAAGGATATCTGATTTTGATCATCAAGACAGGTAG
- the AP1AR gene encoding AP-1 complex-associated regulatory protein isoform X2, producing the protein MGNCWARGCCGLLLRREAGRLQRGGGSKYFRTCPTGEHFTIEFENLVESDEGESPGSSHRPLTEEEIADLKERHYDSIAEKQRVVDIKLQSEQRRQQRITQRAHAVNNGEYQSSMAEEDLDAFLRNTKFQYEAFRSSRLSSDATVLTPNTESSCDLMTKTKSTSGNDDSTSLDLEWEDEEGMNRMIPLRERSKTEEDILRAALKFNSKKTGSNPASASDDSNGLEWENDFVSAEMDDNGNSEYAGFVNPVLDLSASGVRISDFDHQDR; encoded by the exons ATGGGGAACTGCTGGGCGCGGGGGTGCTGCGGGCTGCTGCTGCGGAGGGAAGCCGGCCGGCTTCAGCGCGGCGGAGG ATCCAAGTATTTTAGAACATGTCCAACAGGAGAACACTTTACTATAGAG tttgaGAACCTAGTGGAAAGCGATGAG gGGGAAAGCCCAGGAAGCAGTCACAG ACCTCTGACGGAGGAAGAGATTGCTGACTTGAAAGAGAGACATTATGACTCTAttgctgaaaagcagagagtTGTTGATATAAAACTTCAGTCAGAG CAACGTAGACAGCAAAGGATAACACAGAGAGCACATGCTGTTAATAATGGCGAATATCAGAG CTCCATGGCAGAGGAAGATCTTGATGCTTTCTTAAGAAATACCAAATTCCAGTATGAAGCTTTTCGAAGTAGTA GACTTTCATCTGATGCTACAGTGCTGACACCCAACACAGAGAGTAGTTGTGACTTAATGACCAAGACAAAATCGACGAGTGGAAATGATGACAGCACCTCATTAGATTTAGAGTGGGAAGATGAAGAAG GCATGAACAGAATGATTCCCTTGAGAGAACGCTCCAAGACAGAAGAAGATATACTCAGGGCAGCACTGAAATTTAATAGTAAGAAGACAGGAAGTAATCCAGCTTCAGCCTCTGATGATTCTAATGGATTGGAGTGGGAGAATGACTTTGTTAGTGCTGAAATGGATGATAATGGCAACTCGGAATACGCCGGATTTGTAAATCCTGTGTTAGATTTGTCTGCGTCAGGTGTAAGGATATCTGATTTTGATCATCAAGACAGGTAG
- the TIFA gene encoding TRAF-interacting protein with FHA domain-containing protein A → MTSFEEAETEETVTCLHMTFYHPCQEDKMMFRCLNFCKREQVRADEMAKFGRDSNVCRYNLMDTRVSRVQFSLQFYRKLNSSEHCFEIKNMSKKTKLIVDQTELGYLNKIDLPWKCIICFGDYQILAETQEGESMDYFETHLHLAKVPILQERCLPSLQPVAENGFSSSLFPSQEKSPVEIDENESC, encoded by the coding sequence ATGACCTCTTTTGAAGAAGCTGAAACCGAAGAGACAGTAACATGTCTCCACATGACCTTTTACCATCCCTGCCAAGAAGACAAAATGATGTTTCGTTGCTTGAACTTCTGTAAACGAGAACAGGTCAGGGCAGATGAAATGGCCAAGTTTGGCCGTGATTCCAACGTCTGCCGCTACAACCTGATGGATACTCGTGTTTCTCGGGTTCAGTTTTCATTGCAGTTCTACAGAAAACTGAACAGCTCGGAACATTGCTTTGAGATAAAGAACAtgagcaagaaaacaaaactcatTGTGGATCAAACAGAACTGGGTTACTTAAACAAAATCGACCTGCCGTGGAAGTGCATCATTTGTTTTGGGGACTACCAGATTTTAGCAGAGACTCAAGAAGGGGAGTCCATGGATTATTTTGAGACTCACTTACACTTGGCTAAAGTGCCAATCTTGCAAGAAAGGTGCCTGCCATCACTGCAACCTGTGGCAGAGAatggcttttcttcttccttgtttccttcccaaGAGAAAAGCCCCGTAGAGATTGATGAAAACGAGTCATGCTAG